One window of the Natrinema sp. CBA1119 genome contains the following:
- a CDS encoding metal-dependent hydrolase, translating to MYRDGHAGFNALLYAPFLPLVGRVWSLELALIGALVAVAVANLPDIDEPLPRLRHRGPTHTVWFAVLVGLVAGVGTALAVPSTPDAFAFGFAVGTGGFLAHLAGDIVTPMGISPFAPVWRAHVTLGWFKSKNGRINRAFLLAGSAALFASLLLTLLLPVATVPTG from the coding sequence ATGTACCGAGACGGACACGCCGGATTCAACGCCCTGCTGTACGCGCCGTTTCTGCCCCTGGTTGGCCGCGTCTGGTCGCTCGAGCTGGCGCTGATCGGGGCGCTCGTGGCCGTCGCCGTGGCCAACCTCCCGGATATCGACGAGCCGCTGCCGCGGCTCCGACACCGCGGGCCAACGCACACCGTCTGGTTCGCCGTCCTCGTCGGGCTGGTCGCCGGCGTCGGGACCGCCCTCGCCGTCCCCTCGACGCCGGATGCATTTGCGTTCGGGTTCGCCGTCGGTACCGGCGGGTTCCTCGCCCACCTCGCGGGTGATATCGTCACGCCGATGGGAATCAGCCCGTTCGCCCCCGTCTGGCGGGCCCACGTCACGCTCGGCTGGTTCAAATCCAAGAACGGCCGGATCAATCGCGCGTTTCTGCTCGCCGGTTCGGCCGCTCTGTTCGCGTCACTGCTTCTAACGTTGTTATTGCCGGTAGCAACCGTTCCGACGGGGTGA
- a CDS encoding lysylphosphatidylglycerol synthase transmembrane domain-containing protein, with product MDERNRRAFIIGAIGTIAVFSVLFFVVGARDILDSLLSAEPSLVAATFALALCWLAAWSLMLRTVLAALGIGIPVGKSFFIYAGAVFANNVTPFGQAGGEPVAALLISKTSDARYETSLVGIASVDVLNVVPSISLILVGVGYYATTAALGDHLVTAVGSAVVLIAGIVIAMGLVWRYHQAIVDRLPGIVAPRLGRLGLERFESETLEEDIADRLGRFFENIERVATDRWRLSAVVGLSLCGWLFQVAALMAAFAALGYGVPPYVLLFVIPLANLAGAAPLPGGLGGIEAAFVTLLVPTTGIQASVITAAVLIFRGAIYWMPILIGGLAVSAFGVRAVR from the coding sequence ATGGACGAGCGAAATCGTCGGGCGTTCATCATCGGGGCCATCGGGACGATCGCAGTCTTTTCCGTCCTCTTTTTCGTCGTCGGCGCGCGCGACATTCTCGATTCGTTACTGTCGGCGGAGCCGTCGCTGGTCGCCGCGACGTTCGCGCTCGCGCTCTGCTGGCTGGCCGCCTGGAGCCTGATGCTCCGGACCGTCCTCGCCGCGCTCGGCATCGGCATCCCGGTCGGGAAGTCGTTTTTCATCTACGCCGGTGCCGTCTTCGCGAACAACGTCACCCCGTTCGGGCAAGCCGGCGGCGAACCGGTCGCAGCGCTGCTCATCTCGAAGACCTCCGATGCCCGCTACGAGACCAGCCTCGTCGGCATCGCGAGCGTCGACGTCCTCAACGTCGTTCCCTCGATCTCGCTCATCCTCGTCGGCGTCGGCTACTACGCGACCACCGCCGCGCTCGGCGACCACCTCGTGACGGCGGTCGGTTCGGCGGTCGTGCTGATCGCGGGAATCGTCATCGCCATGGGGCTCGTCTGGCGGTACCACCAGGCGATCGTCGACCGGCTCCCCGGAATCGTCGCCCCCCGACTCGGTCGGCTCGGGCTCGAGCGCTTCGAGTCCGAGACGCTCGAGGAGGACATCGCCGACCGACTGGGACGATTCTTCGAGAACATCGAACGCGTGGCGACGGACCGGTGGCGGCTGTCCGCCGTCGTCGGGCTGTCACTGTGTGGCTGGCTCTTTCAGGTCGCCGCGCTCATGGCGGCGTTCGCCGCGCTGGGCTACGGCGTCCCGCCGTACGTCCTGCTATTCGTGATCCCGCTGGCAAACCTGGCCGGCGCTGCGCCCCTTCCGGGGGGACTCGGCGGGATCGAGGCCGCGTTCGTCACGCTGCTCGTTCCCACCACCGGTATTCAGGCGTCGGTCATCACCGCGGCCGTCCTCATCTTCCGCGGTGCGATCTACTGGATGCCGATCCTGATCGGCGGCCTGGCCGTGTCGGCGTTCGGTGTCCGGGCGGTGCGGTGA
- a CDS encoding DedA family protein: MDPLQTEGLPAWLESMFTSELALAVFFGICVLEGAMLLRFMPSELVVPAALALIGSSIPEVIAIVAIAVVGTTVGQFCLFCLVRRAGREYVLQKRWFPITESRLERFDGWFDRWGGLAVPVSNTMLFVRGLLTVPAGLSEMDGRSFVALSAIGSLSFQTILATLYLAGGHLLA, encoded by the coding sequence ATGGATCCGTTGCAAACCGAGGGGCTACCGGCCTGGCTCGAGTCGATGTTCACGTCGGAACTCGCGTTAGCGGTGTTCTTCGGTATCTGCGTTCTCGAGGGGGCGATGCTCCTGCGGTTCATGCCGAGCGAACTCGTCGTTCCGGCGGCGTTGGCACTGATCGGCTCGTCGATCCCAGAAGTGATCGCGATCGTCGCCATCGCGGTCGTCGGAACGACGGTCGGCCAGTTCTGTCTCTTCTGTCTCGTCCGTCGCGCCGGCCGAGAGTACGTCCTGCAAAAGCGCTGGTTTCCCATCACCGAGTCGCGACTCGAGCGATTCGACGGCTGGTTCGATCGCTGGGGCGGTCTGGCCGTCCCCGTGAGCAATACGATGCTGTTCGTTCGCGGGCTGCTGACCGTCCCCGCCGGGCTCTCGGAAATGGACGGCCGCTCGTTCGTCGCGCTGTCGGCGATTGGCTCGCTGTCCTTCCAGACGATCCTCGCGACTCTCTACCTCGCCGGCGGCCATCTGTTGGCGTGA
- a CDS encoding metal-dependent hydrolase has protein sequence MELERGLFLAGAFATHAFVGYALVRGLTDEDPRIGLVFGLLPDADFLFPAGLEWPFVHRGITHTPLFALAIVIGGYAVGRRLNREDWRGRGVAVAVGLAIGSHLAIDSLSPKGIDWLFPLRTSWSPGLAVHSPAATVVLWAASIGILAWGADELPSIR, from the coding sequence ATGGAACTCGAACGCGGATTGTTCCTCGCGGGCGCGTTCGCGACCCACGCGTTCGTCGGCTACGCCCTCGTCCGCGGACTCACCGACGAAGACCCGCGGATCGGGCTCGTCTTCGGCCTCCTCCCTGACGCGGACTTCCTCTTTCCCGCGGGATTGGAATGGCCGTTCGTTCACCGCGGCATAACCCACACGCCCCTGTTCGCCCTCGCGATCGTCATCGGCGGCTACGCGGTCGGCCGACGGCTGAATCGAGAGGACTGGCGTGGCCGGGGTGTCGCAGTCGCCGTCGGGCTCGCGATCGGCTCGCATCTTGCGATCGACTCGCTCTCGCCGAAGGGGATCGACTGGCTGTTCCCCCTCCGGACGAGCTGGAGTCCCGGGCTGGCGGTTCACAGTCCGGCCGCGACAGTAGTGCTCTGGGCCGCATCGATCGGCATCCTCGCGTGGGGCGCGGACGAACTCCCGTCGATTCGCTGA
- a CDS encoding sulfatase, with product MDRTPQSNVLFVVLDTVRKDRLEPYGYERETTPELSRFAEAATVFESAVAPAPWTLPVHASLFTGRYPSQHGADQGSPYLDDETTLASTLSAAGYDTACYSSNAWITPYTGLTDGFGHQDSFFEVLPGDVLSGPLASAWQTVNDNDYLRDLASKLVHLGAMAHSKLASGEGADSKTPSVIDRTKSFIDDSESDDGWFAFVNLMDAHLPYYPPEEYREEFAPGVDPDDVCQNSKEFNSGARDIDDDEWEDIRGLYDAEIAHMDAELGRLFDWLRETDQWEETTVVVAADHGELHGEHDLYGHEFALYDQLINVPLLVKHPDLEADRRDDLVELLDCYHTVLDVLDVNPDAVGRTDVDGHSDRVVARDATRSLLSSEYRAFEGAVDPDAGQRAVLEGEGNYAFVEYAQPVIELHHLEEKASEAGIDLPDDHRAYSRLRAARSTDAKYVRADRIPDEGYRLDEDPVERTSVDPADDDIVAATERALARFEEGVGGAWDDPTETDDAADALDEADEETRDRLRELGYLE from the coding sequence ATGGACAGGACACCGCAATCGAACGTCCTCTTCGTCGTTCTGGATACGGTCCGAAAGGATCGGCTCGAGCCCTACGGGTACGAGCGGGAGACGACGCCCGAGCTGTCGCGGTTCGCCGAGGCGGCGACCGTCTTCGAATCGGCGGTCGCGCCCGCGCCATGGACGCTTCCGGTTCACGCCTCGCTGTTTACCGGCCGGTATCCGAGCCAGCACGGAGCCGATCAGGGGAGTCCGTATCTCGACGACGAGACGACCCTCGCGTCGACCCTGTCGGCGGCCGGCTACGACACGGCCTGTTACTCTTCTAACGCCTGGATAACACCCTACACCGGCCTCACCGACGGGTTCGGCCACCAGGACTCGTTCTTCGAGGTTCTCCCCGGCGACGTGCTCTCGGGGCCGCTGGCCAGCGCGTGGCAGACCGTCAACGACAACGACTACCTCCGCGATCTGGCGTCGAAGCTCGTCCACCTCGGCGCGATGGCCCACTCCAAACTCGCCAGCGGCGAGGGGGCAGACTCGAAGACGCCGTCGGTAATCGATCGAACCAAGTCCTTCATCGACGACAGCGAGAGCGACGACGGCTGGTTCGCCTTCGTCAATCTGATGGACGCCCACCTGCCGTACTACCCGCCCGAGGAGTACCGCGAGGAGTTCGCCCCCGGCGTCGATCCCGACGACGTCTGCCAGAACTCCAAGGAGTTCAATTCGGGTGCCCGCGATATCGACGACGACGAGTGGGAAGACATTCGCGGCCTCTACGACGCCGAAATCGCCCACATGGACGCCGAACTCGGCCGCCTGTTCGACTGGCTCCGCGAGACCGACCAGTGGGAGGAGACGACAGTCGTCGTCGCGGCCGACCACGGCGAACTCCACGGCGAACACGACCTCTACGGCCACGAGTTCGCCCTCTACGATCAGCTCATCAACGTCCCGCTGCTGGTCAAACATCCCGACCTCGAGGCAGACCGGCGCGACGACCTCGTCGAGTTGCTCGATTGCTATCACACGGTGCTCGACGTGCTGGATGTCAATCCCGATGCAGTCGGCCGGACGGATGTCGACGGACATTCCGACCGCGTCGTCGCCCGCGACGCGACGCGCTCGTTGCTCTCGAGCGAGTATCGCGCGTTCGAAGGGGCTGTCGATCCCGACGCCGGCCAGCGCGCCGTCCTCGAGGGTGAGGGGAACTACGCGTTCGTCGAGTACGCCCAGCCGGTCATCGAACTGCATCACTTAGAGGAGAAAGCGAGCGAGGCCGGCATCGATCTCCCGGACGATCACCGCGCCTACTCGCGGCTGCGCGCCGCCCGGAGCACGGACGCGAAGTACGTCCGCGCGGACCGCATCCCCGACGAGGGGTACCGGCTCGACGAGGACCCCGTGGAGCGAACATCGGTCGATCCGGCCGACGACGATATCGTCGCTGCGACCGAACGGGCGCTGGCTCGCTTCGAGGAAGGGGTCGGCGGCGCGTGGGACGACCCGACGGAGACCGACGACGCGGCCGACGCGCTCGACGAGGCCGACGAGGAGACCCGCGATCGGCTGCGGGAGCTGGGCTATCTCGAGTGA